The region CCCAGCGAGTTATTAAACATTTAGCCTCGAATAATCTTTTCGCCCAGATTTTCCGCAGCGTAGCGGAAGAAAATCCTCCTTGCCTTTCCTTCTACGCGAAGTACCAGTAGTTTGAACACTATTTAAATAAAACTCAATAAGACTTTGCCTCAAATTATAAAAAGACTTAGATGTTTCAATTTGTCTAAGCTTCTTTTCAGCGAGTTATTGAAACTTCTTAGGATTTTTATAATTTGGGGCTTAGTCTTATGAGTTTTATTTAATGTTTCAAACTACTGGTACTTCACAATTGTTAATTTTATCTTAATCCATTGTTCTTACAATACTAAAATGTTATACTCATATGGTAGACTTTGTAGGTTTGAGCATTAAACCTACATATAAAAAAAGCAATTGGAGCGATGAATTTTGAAACATAAGATTTTATCTATTTTATTATCAGTAATTATTATTTCTTCTTTTTCATCAAATGTATTAGCAGCAGCTAATGAACCAAATATCGTTGGAACTTCTGCTATATCAATTAATGCCAAAACAGGGGAAGTTATTTATTCTAAAAATCCAGATTCAAAAATTTTTCCTGCAAGTACAACAAAACTTTTAACTTCAATAATACTAAATCAATATAAAAAACCTTCTGATTATATGTATTATTCGGTTAGTGCTAAAGAACAACCTGAATCTTCTTTCGATAAAAACATTCATGCACTAAATGTAGGTGAAAGATTATCCGCTGACGATGTTCTTAAAAGTCTTTTAATGTATTCTGCAAATGATATGGCATATGTAATAGCTTCTAATATAATAAATAAAAACAATGCACCTGCCGTAGATGTTAGAAATGCTTTTTCAGTTATTATGAACAATGAAGTAAAAAAATTAGGTCTAAAAAATACTCATTTTGTAACTCCTAATGGGCTTCATGATCCTGATCATTATTCAACCGCATATGATATGAGTAGAATAGCCAAAGCTGCATTTTCTATAAACTGGATACAAAAAACAATTTCCACACAAAAAACAACAATCACACTTGATAATGGTACTAAATGTGAAATTAAAAATACCAATAAAATAATAGACCCCAAAGAACCTGTTTATGATAAAACCTGCATAGGTGGAAAAACAGGATTTACAAATGAAGCTGGGCGATGCCTTATAACTATATTTAATAGAAATGGTGAAAAAATAATAGGCGTAGTAATGAAATCAGTTTATGACAAAGATGATCTTCAAGTTTTTAAAGATATGGACAATGTTATAAACTATAGCTACAACATAAAACCAACTATTTTGTATAAGGAAAATCAAGTTTATAGCTATGAAACAGTGCATTATAAGCTTTTTAAATATTTTGGGCCTGAAAAAACAATAAAAGTTCCTTTAATATTAAAGGATAATGTAACTTATTACAAAAACTCATTTAACGATTCTGAAAAAAAATTAATAAAAAAAGTTTCTTTAAACGAATGGAATTTAAACAAAGATACTTCTGTTGGAACCTTAACTCTTAAGGAAAGAGATATGAAAAAAAGTTACAATCTTTATCCTTCTATTTCTTCAAATGATATTTTATCTGACAATAAATCTGTATATATTGGAACTTTTGTTTGTATAGTTCTTATTATTGGACTTGCAGTATTTGGCTGCATAAAATTTTTCAGAAGAAAAGACAGATGGTAATTAAGTAAGAAGTAATAGTATTTTGGAAACATTAAATAAAACTCATAAGTCTAAGTTCGAAATTACAAAAAGACTAAGAAATTTTAATAACTCGCTGAGAAAATGCTCAAACAAATTAAAAATTCTAAGTCTTTTTATAATTTCAAACAAGACTTATTGAATTTTATTTAAACCATTTCCAAAATACTATTACTTCTCTAAAAATAAAAGCAAGGTAAATTTTTCTCCACTTCCTTACGAAAAATATCATAATATATTATAGAAGAATAATGGGATTACGTTCCAAACACCTCATATGATAGTTATATTTCTTGATATAGAATTCTAATGTCAAAAAACAAACTCATTACCTCCTAACGGGCAAAACAATGTAAGTAACTCACAGATTAATGATGGCTAGTATACCTTATTTACACCTAAAATTCCGTAGACACGGAGGAATTTTTTCCTTGCTTTACTCTCTAATCGAAGTAACAATGTTTTGCAACAATTTAAAAAAATTCTAATAAATCTTGGTGAAAAAATCATAAAATACTTAGATATTTTAATTGTCTGACCGCTAGGGAGTTATTGAAATATCTTAGTATTTTATGATTTTTCCATCTTAGATTTATAGAATTTTTTTAATGTTACAAAGCATTATTACTTCGAATTATCTCTTTATA is a window of Clostridium pasteurianum DNA encoding:
- a CDS encoding D-alanyl-D-alanine carboxypeptidase family protein, translating into MKHKILSILLSVIIISSFSSNVLAAANEPNIVGTSAISINAKTGEVIYSKNPDSKIFPASTTKLLTSIILNQYKKPSDYMYYSVSAKEQPESSFDKNIHALNVGERLSADDVLKSLLMYSANDMAYVIASNIINKNNAPAVDVRNAFSVIMNNEVKKLGLKNTHFVTPNGLHDPDHYSTAYDMSRIAKAAFSINWIQKTISTQKTTITLDNGTKCEIKNTNKIIDPKEPVYDKTCIGGKTGFTNEAGRCLITIFNRNGEKIIGVVMKSVYDKDDLQVFKDMDNVINYSYNIKPTILYKENQVYSYETVHYKLFKYFGPEKTIKVPLILKDNVTYYKNSFNDSEKKLIKKVSLNEWNLNKDTSVGTLTLKERDMKKSYNLYPSISSNDILSDNKSVYIGTFVCIVLIIGLAVFGCIKFFRRKDRW